A single window of Leclercia adecarboxylata DNA harbors:
- the rnz gene encoding ribonuclease Z encodes MELLFLGTSAGVPTRTRNVTSILLDLQHPTRGGLWMFDCGEGTQHQLLRTTSHPGKLDKIFITHLHGDHLFGLPGLLCSRSMAGNIHPLTIYGPPGICEFVETSLRISGSWTDYPLEIVEISAGVVFSDDAWTVTAAAMNHPVECYGYRVEEQDKPGALDGAALVAAGVPFGPLFQQLKRGERVTLDDGRIIDGADYLSPPRPGKKLAIFGDTAPCESALALAQGVDLLVHEATLEAAMEEKANSRGHSSTRQAARLACDAQVKRLLVTHVSSRYDAEGCAMLLAECRALFANSQLAEDFATVRV; translated from the coding sequence ATGGAGCTGCTTTTTTTAGGAACATCCGCTGGCGTGCCCACCCGTACGCGCAACGTCACCTCAATTCTGCTGGATTTACAGCACCCGACCCGCGGCGGTTTGTGGATGTTTGACTGCGGCGAAGGCACGCAGCACCAGCTGCTGCGCACCACCAGCCATCCCGGCAAGCTGGATAAAATCTTCATTACCCACCTGCATGGCGATCACCTTTTTGGCCTGCCGGGCCTGCTGTGCAGCCGCTCGATGGCGGGCAACATCCACCCGCTGACCATTTACGGCCCGCCCGGCATTTGTGAGTTTGTTGAAACCAGCCTGCGGATCAGCGGCTCCTGGACCGATTACCCTCTCGAGATTGTCGAGATTAGCGCCGGGGTGGTGTTCAGCGATGACGCCTGGACCGTGACCGCAGCGGCGATGAATCACCCGGTAGAGTGTTACGGCTATCGCGTGGAGGAGCAGGATAAGCCCGGCGCTCTGGATGGCGCAGCGCTTGTTGCCGCCGGGGTTCCCTTCGGCCCGCTGTTCCAGCAGCTCAAGCGCGGGGAGCGCGTCACCCTGGACGATGGCCGGATAATCGATGGCGCAGACTATCTCTCCCCGCCCCGCCCCGGTAAGAAGCTGGCCATCTTCGGGGATACCGCCCCCTGCGAAAGCGCCCTTGCGCTGGCTCAGGGCGTCGATCTGCTGGTGCATGAGGCCACGCTTGAGGCGGCGATGGAGGAGAAAGCCAACAGCCGCGGCCACAGCTCAACGCGTCAGGCGGCCAGGCTTGCCTGCGATGCGCAGGTAAAAAGGCTGCTCGTCACCCACGTCAGCTCCCGCTATGACGCCGAAGGCTGCGCCATGCTGCTGGCCGAGTGCCGCGCCCTGTTTGCCAACAGCCAGCTGGCAGAAGATTTTGCTACGGTGCGCGTTTAA
- the menF gene encoding isochorismate synthase MenF, protein MHSISTALAGLCHQLAADFPDAPGLHHLDVSFALNDAFDPLAWLNAQHFFPHFYWQQRNGDEEYAALGATQHFSSLSAARHFLQGYPQFPDLRVVGINAFEPVQGDLFLPRLLWQRNGGTATLRLVLCSATSLKNDARHAREFIGALKESQPVDAVVQPVTSETQRQEKSGWLALVRRATDAIAQGDFDKVVLARATDLHFSLPVNPAALMAASRRVNFQCYHFLMRLDATHAFLGSSPERLWRRRGTLLRTEALAGTVASHSDEVQAAHLGDWLMNDDKNQRENMLVVEDICQRLQREGGVLDVLPPQVVRLRKVQHLRRCIWTTLQQPDDEQCLTLLQPTAAVAGLPRQAAREFIARNEPFDREWYAGSAGYLSLAQSEFCVALRSARVQETCVRLYAGAGIVSGSDPEQEWQEIENKAAGLRSLLLKD, encoded by the coding sequence GTGCACTCGATTTCCACCGCGCTGGCAGGCCTTTGCCACCAGTTAGCCGCCGATTTTCCTGATGCACCCGGCCTGCATCATCTCGATGTCTCCTTTGCGCTCAACGATGCGTTTGACCCGCTCGCCTGGCTGAATGCCCAGCATTTTTTCCCCCATTTCTACTGGCAACAGCGTAACGGCGACGAAGAGTACGCCGCGCTGGGAGCGACCCAACACTTCTCCTCTCTCTCTGCCGCCCGTCATTTTTTACAGGGTTATCCGCAGTTCCCTGACCTTCGGGTCGTGGGCATTAATGCGTTCGAGCCTGTGCAGGGCGACCTGTTCCTGCCGCGTCTGCTGTGGCAACGCAACGGCGGAACCGCGACGCTGCGGCTGGTTCTCTGCAGCGCCACCTCGCTGAAAAACGATGCCCGGCACGCGCGCGAATTTATTGGCGCCCTTAAAGAGAGCCAGCCTGTTGACGCTGTTGTCCAGCCGGTGACGAGCGAAACCCAGCGGCAGGAGAAATCCGGCTGGCTGGCGTTAGTCCGCCGCGCAACCGACGCTATTGCTCAGGGGGACTTTGACAAAGTGGTGCTGGCCCGGGCAACGGACCTGCACTTCAGCCTGCCGGTCAATCCTGCCGCCCTGATGGCCGCCAGCCGTCGGGTGAACTTCCAGTGCTACCACTTTTTGATGCGCCTTGATGCCACTCATGCCTTTCTCGGTTCGTCGCCGGAACGGCTGTGGCGGCGGCGCGGAACCCTGCTGCGCACCGAAGCGCTGGCCGGTACGGTCGCCAGCCATTCGGATGAGGTGCAGGCCGCTCACCTGGGCGACTGGTTGATGAACGACGATAAGAACCAGCGTGAAAATATGCTGGTGGTCGAGGACATCTGTCAGCGCCTGCAGCGCGAGGGCGGAGTGCTTGACGTCCTGCCGCCGCAGGTCGTGCGCTTGCGCAAGGTCCAGCATTTACGCCGCTGCATCTGGACCACGCTGCAACAGCCGGACGATGAACAGTGCCTGACGCTGCTCCAGCCCACCGCGGCGGTCGCCGGTCTGCCGCGTCAGGCGGCACGGGAGTTTATCGCCCGCAATGAACCCTTTGATCGGGAGTGGTATGCCGGTTCCGCCGGCTATCTGTCATTAGCGCAAAGCGAGTTTTGCGTGGCGTTGCGCTCGGCCAGGGTGCAGGAGACCTGCGTGCGCCTGTACGCCGGGGCGGGGATCGTCAGCGGTTCCGATCCCGAGCAGGAGTGGCAGGAGATTGAAAATAAAGCCGCCGGGCTGCGCTCTCTGCTCCTAAAGGATTAA
- the menD gene encoding 2-succinyl-5-enolpyruvyl-6-hydroxy-3-cyclohexene-1-carboxylic-acid synthase yields MSVSSFNRRWAAVILEALTRHGVRHICIAPGSRSTPLTLAAAENRAFIHHTHFDERGLGHLALGLAKASNAPVAVIVTSGTAVANLYPALIEAGLTGEKLVLLTADRPPELIDCGANQAIRQPGLFASHPTETLSLPRPTRDIPARWLVSTVDNALGALRAGALHINCPFAEPLYGEMDDTDLDWQQALGDWWQSDKPWLSAPAELSSPKQRDWFFWRQKRGVVLAGRMSAAEGKKAAEWAQTLGWPLIGDVLSQTGQPLPCADLWLGNAKAVTELEQAQIVVQLGGSLTGKRLLQWQTTCTPEEYWLVDPREGRLDPAHHRGRRLISNVADWLELHPAEKRVPWAAAIPELSRQAWELTAQHSEEFGEAQLAHRIRHYLPEQGQLFVGNSLVVRLIDAFSCLPAGYPVFSNRGASGIDGLISTAAGVQRANARPTLAIIGDLSALYDLNALALLRQASAPFVLLVINNNGGQIFSLLPTPQSERERFYLMPQNVQFEHAAAMFSLRYQRPTSWTELESALNTAWSKPRATLIEVVVNDSDGAQMLQNLLAQVSHL; encoded by the coding sequence ATGTCAGTGAGTTCTTTTAACCGGCGCTGGGCGGCGGTGATCCTTGAAGCCCTGACCCGCCATGGCGTCAGGCACATTTGCATCGCACCCGGCTCGCGTTCGACGCCGCTGACCCTGGCCGCTGCGGAAAACCGCGCCTTTATTCATCACACCCATTTTGATGAGCGCGGTCTCGGGCATCTGGCGCTGGGGCTGGCCAAAGCCAGTAACGCCCCGGTGGCGGTGATTGTCACCTCCGGTACCGCGGTGGCGAACCTCTATCCGGCGCTGATTGAAGCCGGGCTGACCGGCGAAAAACTGGTGCTGCTGACGGCGGATCGTCCCCCGGAGCTGATCGACTGTGGTGCAAACCAGGCCATTCGCCAGCCGGGGCTCTTTGCCTCTCATCCCACGGAAACGCTGTCATTGCCGCGTCCGACCCGGGATATTCCCGCCCGCTGGCTGGTGTCGACGGTGGATAACGCGCTGGGCGCGCTGCGTGCGGGCGCGCTGCACATCAACTGTCCTTTTGCCGAGCCGCTGTATGGCGAAATGGATGATACCGATCTTGACTGGCAGCAGGCGCTGGGCGACTGGTGGCAGAGCGATAAACCCTGGCTGAGCGCTCCCGCAGAGCTTTCAAGCCCCAAACAGCGCGACTGGTTCTTCTGGCGGCAAAAACGCGGGGTGGTGCTCGCGGGCAGAATGAGCGCTGCGGAAGGGAAAAAGGCGGCGGAGTGGGCGCAAACCCTGGGCTGGCCGCTGATTGGCGACGTGCTCTCCCAGACCGGGCAGCCGCTGCCGTGCGCCGATCTGTGGCTGGGCAATGCGAAAGCCGTGACCGAACTGGAGCAGGCGCAGATTGTGGTCCAGCTGGGCGGCAGCCTGACGGGTAAACGACTGCTGCAATGGCAAACCACCTGCACACCCGAAGAGTACTGGCTGGTGGATCCACGGGAAGGACGGCTTGATCCGGCGCATCATCGCGGTCGTCGGCTGATCTCGAATGTGGCCGACTGGCTGGAACTCCATCCGGCGGAAAAACGCGTCCCCTGGGCCGCGGCGATCCCGGAACTCTCCCGTCAGGCCTGGGAGCTGACGGCGCAGCACAGTGAAGAATTTGGCGAGGCGCAGCTGGCGCACCGTATTCGTCACTATCTCCCCGAGCAGGGGCAGCTGTTTGTCGGCAACAGTCTGGTGGTACGTCTGATTGATGCCTTTTCCTGCCTGCCGGCAGGTTATCCGGTGTTCAGTAATCGCGGCGCCAGCGGCATTGACGGGCTGATCTCCACCGCTGCCGGGGTCCAGCGCGCCAACGCCCGCCCGACGCTGGCGATCATTGGCGATCTCTCGGCGCTGTACGATCTCAACGCGCTGGCGCTGTTACGCCAGGCCTCTGCACCCTTTGTTCTGCTGGTGATCAACAATAACGGCGGACAGATTTTCTCCCTGCTGCCGACGCCCCAGAGTGAGCGTGAACGCTTCTATCTGATGCCGCAAAACGTGCAGTTTGAGCATGCGGCGGCGATGTTCAGCCTCCGCTATCAGCGCCCGACCAGCTGGACGGAGCTGGAGAGCGCTCTGAATACGGCGTGGAGCAAACCCCGCGCAACGCTGATCGAAGTGGTGGTTAACGACAGCGACGGGGCGCAGATGCTGCAGAACCTGCTGGCGCAGGTAAGCCACCTGTGA
- the elaB gene encoding stress response protein ElaB — protein MSFQSSETHVDDDLTLLSETLEEVLRSSGDPADQKYIELKARAEQALHDVKTRVSQASDTYYYRAKKAVYRADDYVREKPWQGIGVGAAAGLVLGILLARR, from the coding sequence ATGTCCTTCCAATCTTCGGAAACGCATGTTGATGACGATCTGACGCTGTTAAGTGAAACGCTGGAAGAGGTCCTCCGTTCTTCAGGCGATCCGGCCGATCAAAAGTACATTGAGCTGAAGGCGCGTGCCGAACAGGCACTGCACGACGTGAAAACACGCGTCAGCCAGGCGTCGGACACTTACTATTATCGGGCTAAAAAAGCGGTCTATCGTGCAGACGATTATGTCCGTGAAAAACCCTGGCAGGGTATTGGGGTAGGTGCCGCCGCCGGTCTGGTGCTCGGTATTCTTCTCGCCCGCCGTTAA
- the nuoN gene encoding NADH-quinone oxidoreductase subunit NuoN, with protein MTITPQQLIALLPLLIVGLTVVVVMLSIAWRRNHFLNATLAVLGLNAALVSLWFVGQAGAMDVTPLMRVDGFAMLYTGLVLLASLATCTFAYPWLEGYNDNREEFYLLVLIAALGGILLANANHLAALFLGIELISLPLFGLIGYAFRQKRSLEASIKYTILSAAASSFLLFGIALIYAQSGNLSFMALGKSLGDGMLHEPLLLAGLGMMIVGLGFKLSLVPFHLWTPDVYQGAPAPVSTFLATASKIAIFGVVMRLFLYAPVGESEAVRVVLGIIAFVSIIFGNLMALSQTNIKRLLGYSSISHLGYLLVALIALQSGSMSMETVGVYLAGYLFSSLGAFGVVSLMSSPYRGPDADSLFSYRGLFWHRPILSAVMTVMMLSLAGIPMTLGFIGKFYVLAVGVQAGLWWLTAGVVIGSAIGLYYYLRVAVSLYLSAPQQLNRDAPGNWQYSAGGIVVLISALLVLIFGIYPQPLITIVQHAMPLM; from the coding sequence ATGACAATAACTCCACAACAACTGATTGCGCTGCTACCGCTGCTGATCGTCGGATTGACGGTGGTGGTTGTGATGCTCTCCATTGCGTGGCGACGCAATCACTTCCTGAATGCCACGCTGGCGGTTCTGGGTCTGAACGCTGCGTTAGTCTCCCTCTGGTTTGTTGGCCAGGCGGGTGCGATGGATGTCACTCCGCTGATGCGCGTTGATGGCTTCGCCATGCTGTACACCGGGCTGGTGCTGTTAGCCAGCCTGGCGACCTGTACCTTTGCTTACCCGTGGCTGGAAGGCTACAACGACAACAGAGAAGAGTTTTACCTGCTGGTTCTGATTGCTGCCCTCGGCGGTATTCTGCTGGCGAATGCTAACCATCTGGCGGCGCTGTTCCTCGGCATTGAGCTGATCTCTCTGCCGCTGTTCGGCCTGATTGGTTATGCCTTCCGTCAGAAGCGCTCTCTGGAAGCGAGTATCAAGTATACGATCCTGTCTGCTGCTGCTTCGTCCTTCCTGCTGTTTGGTATTGCGCTGATCTACGCTCAGTCCGGTAACCTCTCCTTCATGGCGCTCGGCAAGAGCCTCGGCGACGGCATGCTGCATGAGCCGCTGCTGCTGGCGGGTCTGGGCATGATGATTGTTGGCCTCGGCTTTAAACTCTCTCTGGTGCCGTTCCATCTGTGGACGCCAGACGTTTACCAGGGTGCTCCGGCGCCGGTATCCACCTTCCTGGCGACGGCGAGCAAAATCGCTATCTTCGGCGTGGTGATGCGTCTGTTCCTGTACGCACCGGTAGGCGAGAGCGAAGCGGTGCGCGTGGTGCTGGGTATTATTGCCTTCGTCTCCATCATCTTCGGTAACCTGATGGCGCTGAGCCAGACCAACATCAAGCGTCTGCTCGGTTACTCCTCCATCTCGCACCTGGGCTATCTGCTGGTAGCGCTGATTGCGCTGCAGAGCGGCTCCATGTCGATGGAAACCGTGGGTGTCTACCTGGCCGGTTACCTGTTCAGCAGCCTCGGCGCGTTCGGCGTGGTGAGCCTGATGTCCAGCCCGTACCGTGGCCCGGATGCAGATTCCCTGTTCTCCTACCGTGGTCTGTTCTGGCACCGTCCGATCCTGTCTGCGGTCATGACCGTGATGATGCTGTCGCTGGCGGGTATCCCGATGACGCTCGGCTTTATCGGTAAGTTCTACGTGCTGGCTGTCGGTGTGCAGGCCGGTCTGTGGTGGCTGACGGCGGGTGTCGTTATCGGCTCCGCGATTGGTCTCTACTACTACCTGCGCGTTGCCGTGAGCCTGTACCTGAGCGCGCCTCAGCAGCTCAACCGCGATGCGCCAGGCAACTGGCAATACAGCGCTGGTGGTATTGTGGTGCTGATCTCTGCCCTGCTGGTACTGATCTTCGGTATCTATCCGCAGCCGCTGATCACCATCGTGCAGCACGCGATGCCGCTGATGTAA
- the nuoM gene encoding NADH-quinone oxidoreductase subunit M, translating to MLLPWLILIPFIGGFLCWQTERFGVKMPRWIALITMGLTLALGLQLWLQGGYSLTQSAGIPQWQSEFILPWIPRFGITIHLAIDGLSLLMVVLTGLLGVLAVLCSWREIEKYQGFFHLNLMWILGGVIGVFLAIDMFLFFFFWEMMLVPMYFLIALWGHKASDGKTRITAATKFFIYTQASGLVMLIAILALVFVHYNATGVWTFNYQDLLKTPMSHGVEYLLMLGFFIAFAVKMPVVPLHGWLPDAHSQAPTAGSVDLAGILLKTAAYGLLRFALPLFPNASAEFAPIAMWLGVIGIFYGAWMAFTQYDIKRLIAYTSVSHMGFVLIAIYTGSQLAYQGAVIQMIAHGLSAAGLFILCGQLYERLHTRDMRQMGGLWGKMKWLPAMSMFFAVATLGMPGTGNFVGEFMILFGSFKVVPMITVISTFGLVFASVYSLAMLHRAYFGKAKSEIAAKELPGMSLRELFIILLLVVLLVLLGFYPQPILDTSHSAMGNIQQWFVNSASTTRP from the coding sequence ATGTTACTACCCTGGCTAATATTAATTCCCTTTATCGGTGGGTTCCTGTGCTGGCAGACCGAACGCTTTGGCGTGAAGATGCCGCGCTGGATTGCGCTGATCACTATGGGATTGACGCTTGCGCTTGGCCTGCAACTCTGGTTGCAGGGCGGCTACTCTCTGACCCAGTCCGCTGGGATCCCACAGTGGCAGTCTGAATTCATTCTGCCGTGGATCCCGCGTTTCGGTATTACCATTCACCTGGCGATTGACGGTCTGTCGCTGCTGATGGTGGTGCTGACCGGTCTGCTCGGCGTTCTGGCGGTACTGTGCTCCTGGCGAGAAATCGAAAAATACCAGGGCTTCTTCCACCTGAACCTGATGTGGATCCTGGGCGGCGTGATCGGCGTGTTCCTTGCCATCGACATGTTCCTGTTCTTCTTCTTCTGGGAGATGATGCTGGTGCCGATGTACTTCCTGATCGCGCTGTGGGGCCATAAGGCGTCCGACGGTAAAACGCGTATCACGGCGGCAACCAAGTTCTTCATCTACACCCAGGCGAGTGGTCTGGTGATGTTGATTGCCATCCTGGCGCTGGTATTCGTGCACTACAACGCGACCGGTGTCTGGACCTTCAACTATCAGGACCTGCTGAAGACGCCGATGTCCCACGGTGTTGAATACCTGCTGATGCTGGGCTTCTTCATTGCCTTTGCGGTGAAAATGCCGGTGGTTCCCCTGCACGGCTGGCTGCCGGATGCGCACTCCCAGGCACCAACGGCGGGTTCCGTTGACCTGGCGGGCATCCTGCTGAAAACTGCGGCCTACGGCCTGCTGCGTTTCGCACTGCCGCTGTTCCCGAATGCCTCCGCAGAGTTCGCGCCAATTGCCATGTGGCTGGGTGTGATCGGTATCTTCTACGGTGCATGGATGGCCTTCACGCAGTACGACATCAAACGTCTGATTGCTTACACCTCCGTTTCCCACATGGGCTTCGTGCTGATTGCGATCTACACCGGCAGCCAGCTGGCGTACCAGGGCGCGGTGATCCAGATGATTGCCCACGGTCTGTCCGCAGCCGGTCTCTTCATCCTGTGTGGCCAGCTGTATGAACGTCTGCACACCCGTGACATGCGTCAGATGGGGGGGCTGTGGGGCAAAATGAAATGGCTGCCAGCGATGTCGATGTTCTTCGCGGTTGCTACCCTGGGGATGCCAGGCACCGGTAACTTCGTTGGCGAATTCATGATCCTGTTCGGCAGCTTCAAAGTGGTTCCGATGATTACCGTCATCTCCACCTTTGGTCTGGTGTTCGCTTCCGTGTACTCGCTGGCGATGCTGCACCGCGCCTACTTCGGTAAAGCGAAGAGCGAAATCGCTGCCAAAGAGCTGCCGGGGATGTCGCTGCGCGAGCTGTTCATCATCCTGCTGCTGGTCGTACTGCTGGTGCTGCTGGGCTTCTATCCGCAGCCGATTCTGGATACCTCGCACTCCGCGATGGGTAACATCCAGCAGTGGTTTGTTAATTCTGCTTCTACTACAAGGCCGTAA
- a CDS encoding GNAT family N-acetyltransferase, which translates to MIQWQDLHHSELTVPALYALLQLRCDVFVVEQTCPYQDIDGEDLVGENRHILGWKDSQLVAYARILKSDDDFSPVVIGRVIVSSQARGEKLGYALMEQTLRSCQKQWPDKALYLGAQAHLQAFYAHFGFLPVTDIYDEDGIPHIGMAKEIQQA; encoded by the coding sequence ATGATCCAGTGGCAAGATCTGCACCATAGCGAGCTGACCGTTCCCGCGCTTTACGCGTTACTCCAGCTGCGCTGCGACGTCTTTGTCGTCGAACAAACCTGTCCCTACCAGGACATCGACGGCGAGGATCTGGTGGGGGAAAACCGGCACATCCTCGGCTGGAAAGATAGTCAGCTGGTGGCGTATGCGAGGATTCTGAAAAGCGACGACGATTTTTCCCCCGTTGTGATTGGCCGGGTGATTGTCAGCAGCCAGGCGCGTGGCGAAAAGCTTGGATACGCCCTGATGGAGCAGACGCTGCGTTCCTGCCAAAAACAGTGGCCTGACAAGGCGTTATACCTGGGTGCGCAGGCGCATTTGCAGGCATTTTATGCCCATTTTGGCTTTCTTCCGGTGACCGACATCTACGATGAAGATGGCATCCCGCATATCGGCATGGCGAAAGAGATACAACAAGCGTAG
- a CDS encoding chemotaxis protein: MDNFQKDIDDRANLTLSNRFELLLFRLGTSLNENKSELFGINVFKLREIVPMPAFTKPAGMKSPLMGMVNIRDQVIPVIDLAAVAGCKPTTGLNILLITEYARSVQAFAVESVENIMRLDWKQVHAAETAVSGRYITSIACLDEKTDTNDLAMVLDVEQILYDITPANHDLHATDLKTTKFNIKPGAVAIVAEDSKVARSMLEKGLQAMQIPALMHLTGKEAWEKINVLSAQAQAEGVPITDKIALVLTDLEMPEMDGFTLTRKIKTDAILKDIPVVIHSSLSGNANEDHIRKVKADGYVAKFELNELSSVIEEVLDRATKKIDGPLISRKQLA, from the coding sequence ATGGATAACTTCCAGAAAGACATTGATGACAGGGCAAATCTGACCCTGTCGAACCGTTTTGAGCTGCTGCTGTTTCGTCTCGGCACATCTTTGAATGAAAACAAATCTGAGCTGTTCGGCATCAACGTCTTTAAGCTTCGCGAGATTGTGCCCATGCCAGCCTTCACCAAACCGGCGGGGATGAAATCACCCCTGATGGGAATGGTCAATATTCGTGACCAGGTGATCCCGGTTATCGACCTCGCAGCCGTCGCAGGCTGCAAGCCGACGACGGGGCTGAATATTCTGCTGATCACCGAGTATGCCCGTAGCGTGCAGGCCTTTGCCGTGGAGTCGGTCGAAAACATTATGCGACTGGACTGGAAACAGGTGCACGCGGCAGAAACCGCCGTCAGCGGACGCTATATCACCAGCATTGCCTGCCTGGACGAGAAGACCGATACCAACGATCTGGCGATGGTACTGGACGTTGAGCAGATCCTGTATGACATCACCCCGGCCAACCACGACCTGCATGCTACCGACCTGAAGACCACCAAATTCAATATCAAGCCGGGTGCCGTGGCGATTGTGGCGGAAGACTCCAAAGTGGCGCGCTCGATGCTGGAGAAAGGGCTGCAGGCAATGCAGATCCCGGCGCTGATGCACCTCACCGGCAAAGAGGCGTGGGAGAAGATTAACGTCCTGTCGGCCCAGGCCCAGGCGGAAGGCGTGCCGATCACCGATAAGATTGCGCTGGTGCTGACCGACCTTGAGATGCCGGAGATGGACGGCTTTACCCTGACGCGCAAGATCAAAACCGACGCCATCCTGAAGGACATTCCGGTGGTAATCCACTCTTCCCTTTCCGGCAACGCCAACGAAGATCATATCCGCAAGGTGAAAGCCGATGGCTATGTGGCGAAGTTTGAGCTGAACGAGCTGTCATCGGTGATTGAAGAGGTACTGGATCGGGCAACGAAGAAGATTGATGGGCCGTTGATTAGCCGTAAGCAGTTGGCCTGA
- the menH gene encoding 2-succinyl-6-hydroxy-2,4-cyclohexadiene-1-carboxylate synthase encodes MILQGTHCAGSAGKPWLVFLHGFSGDRREWQLPGEGLGDFPQLYLDLPGHGDSAHIAGRDFSDVSGLLNRTLVSYNILKYWLIGYSLGGRIAMYHACQRPEGLQGLIVEGAHPGLRDDHERASRRASDAHWAARFRHEPLEAVFADWYQQPVFASLTEAQRQALVTLRSRNNGATLAAMLQATSLAEQPDLRAALAECVVHFFYLYGERDDKFRAIARELPAIGHPIPQAGHNAHRENPGAVAERLAQILRQSIKDTL; translated from the coding sequence GTGATCCTGCAGGGGACGCACTGCGCCGGCTCGGCAGGAAAACCCTGGCTGGTGTTCCTGCACGGCTTTTCCGGCGATCGCCGCGAATGGCAGCTGCCCGGAGAAGGGCTGGGCGATTTTCCCCAGCTGTATCTCGATCTGCCGGGACACGGCGACTCGGCGCATATTGCGGGGCGTGATTTCAGTGACGTAAGTGGTCTGCTGAATCGCACTCTTGTTAGTTACAACATACTTAAATACTGGCTGATAGGGTACTCCCTCGGCGGCCGCATTGCGATGTATCACGCCTGCCAGCGCCCGGAAGGGCTGCAGGGGCTGATCGTTGAGGGGGCGCATCCAGGGCTGCGTGATGATCATGAACGCGCAAGCCGCCGTGCCTCCGATGCCCACTGGGCCGCACGTTTTCGCCATGAACCCTTAGAGGCGGTGTTTGCCGACTGGTATCAACAGCCGGTATTTGCTTCGTTAACCGAAGCGCAACGTCAGGCGCTGGTTACCCTGCGCAGCCGCAATAACGGCGCAACGCTGGCCGCAATGTTGCAGGCGACGTCCCTGGCCGAACAACCCGATTTACGGGCTGCGCTCGCTGAGTGCGTGGTCCATTTTTTCTATCTGTATGGCGAGCGGGATGACAAGTTCAGGGCAATTGCCCGGGAACTTCCCGCGATCGGCCATCCAATACCCCAAGCCGGACATAACGCCCATCGGGAAAACCCCGGTGCGGTGGCTGAGCGTCTGGCTCAGATACTCCGTCAATCCATAAAGGACACTCTATGA
- the menB gene encoding 1,4-dihydroxy-2-naphthoyl-CoA synthase produces MIYPDENMLYAPVEWQDCSEGYTDIRYHKSADGIAKITINRPEVRNAFRPVTVKEMINALADARYDDNIGVIVLTGEGEKAFCAGGDQKVRGDYGGYQDDSGVHHLNVLDFQRQIRTCPKPVVAMVAGYSIGGGHVLHMMCDLTIAAENAIFGQTGPKVGSFDGGWGASYMARIVGQKKAREIWFLCRQYNAQEALDMGLVNTVVPIADLEKETVRWCREMLQNSPMALRCLKAALNADCDGQAGLQELAGNATMLFYMTEEGQEGRNAFNEKRQPDFSKYKRNP; encoded by the coding sequence ATGATCTACCCTGATGAAAACATGCTCTACGCACCGGTGGAATGGCAAGACTGCTCCGAAGGCTACACCGACATTCGTTACCATAAATCGGCGGACGGGATCGCCAAAATCACCATTAACCGTCCCGAGGTGCGTAACGCGTTTCGTCCGGTTACCGTCAAGGAGATGATCAATGCCCTGGCGGATGCGCGTTATGACGATAATATCGGCGTGATTGTCCTGACCGGGGAGGGTGAAAAAGCCTTCTGCGCCGGTGGCGATCAGAAAGTGCGCGGCGACTACGGCGGATACCAGGACGACTCTGGCGTACACCACCTGAACGTGCTCGACTTCCAGCGCCAGATCCGCACCTGTCCGAAACCGGTAGTGGCGATGGTTGCCGGTTACTCTATCGGCGGGGGTCACGTGCTGCACATGATGTGCGACCTGACGATTGCCGCAGAGAACGCCATTTTCGGCCAGACCGGCCCGAAAGTGGGCTCCTTCGACGGCGGCTGGGGTGCGTCCTACATGGCCCGCATCGTCGGTCAGAAAAAAGCGCGTGAGATCTGGTTCCTGTGCCGTCAGTACAACGCCCAGGAAGCGCTGGACATGGGCCTGGTTAACACCGTGGTGCCAATTGCCGATCTGGAGAAAGAGACCGTGCGCTGGTGCCGTGAAATGCTGCAAAACAGCCCGATGGCGCTGCGCTGCCTGAAGGCGGCCCTGAACGCCGACTGTGATGGGCAGGCGGGGCTGCAGGAGCTCGCGGGTAACGCCACCATGCTGTTCTACATGACCGAAGAGGGTCAGGAAGGACGTAACGCCTTTAACGAGAAGCGCCAGCCGGACTTCAGTAAATACAAACGGAATCCGTAA